A window of the Brassica napus cultivar Da-Ae chromosome C5, Da-Ae, whole genome shotgun sequence genome harbors these coding sequences:
- the LOC111207126 gene encoding outer mitochondrial transmembrane helix translocase-like yields the protein MANMKTEFMALWDGFSTDPNVRVMVLAATNRPSELDEAILRRLPQAFEIGMPGRKEKAEILKVALKGERVEPDIDYDHLARLCEGYTG from the exons ATGGCAAACATGAAGACTGAGTTTATGGCTTTATGGGATGGGTTTTCTACTGATC CGAATGTGAGGGTGATGGTACTTGCTGCAACCAACAGACCATCAGAGCTTGATGAAGCAATATTGAGGCGTCTTCCTCAAGCCTTTGAGATTGGAATGCCTGGCCGTAAGGAGAAAGCTGAGATTTTGAAAGTGGCGCTGAAAGGAGAAAGGGTGGAGCCCGATATTGACTACGATCACTTAGCTCGTCTATGCGAAGGCTACACCGGATAG